One segment of Sphingobacteriales bacterium DNA contains the following:
- a CDS encoding PKD domain-containing protein, whose product MFRFIISFYYVWIVVFCCVGSNLCAQTCTYLAYDGFHHNANTALNTLNGGTGWAMPWLTQNENNTIPGYQISGSGSLAFGALQTMGNSISGGDSYLTTGRLLDDDDGGAFGQYVAPDNNGIGTLSEGDTLWTSFLLRKNENNSEEVWIDLHNDGNIGWCSGCATQHIAVGYFGSAQSDVSGQRRWTLRINDNYYPTSVPITISTAAFMVLRLIFTTNNTQVALFVNPATLGNNIPASPTISQSSGANNIIRGVAVYLGDNANSGAADELRFATSYACAAPDNTISVNLPPTADIVATPSSGQAPLTINFSGSTSTDPEGQTLSYIWNFGDGSPEASGVNVSHTYTNLGMLNASLTVTDNLGLQHTAYQTITILDENNTYPCQTSFTVQNMPSCSTNNGSITVNAANGVNFQLYNATNTQMPVTNGNQYQNLATGIYTFTANNAAGCTDTFQLHMATDSSTCTTWQPNICAMDIGTNMSGFADWGVERPMKNLFKQIRPEPIPFTTTCFCWYVPDILDDMIFDTNGYPTHIPQTTPAGNNTVLRYVISSESETGTNLQMGQEYVLLYDGTGTVQVGGGVSVSSSTAGRIQFNLLGNNNIFIEILSSTLGNHVRNIRLLRLADEFADLNNAPFYQVFLDKIEPFSVLRFMDWGHTNNNPVTTWANRSSVDYFTYATDTGVPYEMMIQLANQTQKDVWICVPHAADNDYITQMATFFKDNLNPNLNIYLEYSNEVWNWIFLQAHYNDQNRPTNLNYRRAYAEKATNAFEIWHNVFGVQKNRVKRVLGIQVTFNYLNEQILSQLKQDEWDYGAPTHYFGLDHEATGNPVLTATSTPQDIIINARNAWLQNLYLFKNDYNQVHLFGKEVVTYEGGQHFVGNVFGIPYDYQQAMWDAQYTSSMYDLYNEVHDTIRTWGCRLATNFSLAAPQESVYGSWGVLNDIDIAPPYMNTAPKYQALLDNIANRPNPIISGTLEVCNSEQQTYNVPFTAGHTYIWTVTGGTIVSGQGTHQITVQWNSGTAGTVTVEESAP is encoded by the coding sequence ATGTTCAGATTCATTATCTCTTTCTATTATGTATGGATAGTTGTCTTTTGTTGTGTCGGTTCAAATCTTTGCGCACAAACTTGTACATACTTAGCTTATGACGGCTTCCATCACAACGCCAATACCGCTTTGAACACACTCAACGGTGGCACGGGCTGGGCGATGCCTTGGCTAACCCAAAACGAAAACAACACCATACCCGGCTATCAAATCAGTGGTAGTGGCTCTCTGGCTTTCGGCGCACTCCAAACAATGGGCAACTCTATCAGTGGCGGCGATTCCTACCTCACCACCGGCAGGCTCTTAGATGACGACGACGGCGGCGCATTTGGGCAATATGTAGCTCCCGACAACAATGGTATCGGCACACTCAGCGAGGGTGATACTTTGTGGACGAGTTTTTTGTTGCGCAAAAATGAAAATAACAGCGAAGAGGTTTGGATAGATTTGCACAATGACGGCAATATTGGCTGGTGTTCGGGTTGCGCCACACAACATATTGCGGTGGGATATTTCGGCAGTGCACAATCTGATGTAAGCGGACAACGCCGCTGGACTTTGCGCATCAACGATAATTATTATCCTACCTCCGTGCCGATAACCATAAGCACTGCTGCTTTTATGGTATTGCGCCTGATTTTTACTACCAACAATACCCAAGTGGCTTTATTTGTGAATCCTGCTACTTTGGGCAATAATATTCCGGCTTCGCCTACAATAAGCCAAAGCAGTGGTGCTAATAATATTATCCGAGGCGTGGCGGTATATTTAGGTGATAATGCCAACAGTGGAGCAGCTGATGAGTTGCGCTTTGCTACTTCTTACGCTTGCGCAGCTCCCGACAACACCATTTCGGTAAATCTGCCGCCAACGGCTGATATCGTTGCTACGCCCTCATCAGGGCAAGCCCCTTTGACGATAAATTTTAGCGGCAGTACCTCCACCGACCCCGAAGGGCAGACACTTTCTTATATTTGGAACTTTGGAGACGGCTCACCCGAAGCAAGCGGAGTAAATGTATCGCATACTTATACCAACTTGGGTATGCTCAATGCTTCTTTAACCGTTACTGATAATTTGGGACTACAACATACTGCTTATCAAACAATTACAATTTTAGACGAGAACAACACCTATCCCTGTCAAACTTCATTTACGGTACAAAATATGCCCTCGTGTAGCACCAATAATGGCAGCATTACAGTAAATGCCGCTAATGGCGTAAATTTTCAGTTGTACAATGCAACCAATACACAGATGCCCGTTACCAATGGCAACCAATATCAGAATCTGGCAACCGGAATTTATACTTTTACGGCAAACAATGCAGCCGGCTGTACCGACACTTTTCAACTGCATATGGCAACAGACAGCAGCACCTGCACCACTTGGCAGCCCAATATCTGTGCTATGGACATCGGAACGAATATGAGCGGTTTTGCAGATTGGGGTGTAGAGCGACCTATGAAAAATTTGTTCAAACAGATACGCCCCGAACCTATTCCTTTTACTACCACTTGTTTTTGCTGGTATGTTCCCGATATTTTAGACGATATGATTTTTGATACCAACGGCTACCCTACTCATATTCCGCAAACCACTCCTGCGGGCAACAATACGGTGCTGCGCTATGTTATTTCATCAGAAAGCGAAACAGGTACTAACTTACAGATGGGTCAGGAATATGTGCTGCTCTATGACGGCACAGGAACGGTTCAGGTGGGTGGTGGCGTGAGTGTGAGCAGCAGTACAGCAGGCAGAATACAATTCAATTTATTGGGAAATAATAATATTTTTATTGAAATTTTATCTTCCACGCTCGGAAATCACGTTCGCAATATACGCCTTTTGCGCCTCGCCGATGAATTTGCCGACCTCAACAATGCCCCTTTTTATCAGGTTTTTTTGGATAAAATTGAGCCTTTTTCCGTACTGCGGTTCATGGATTGGGGACACACCAATAATAATCCGGTAACAACCTGGGCGAATCGTTCTTCGGTTGATTATTTCACTTATGCCACCGACACAGGCGTACCTTACGAAATGATGATACAATTAGCCAACCAAACCCAAAAAGACGTGTGGATTTGTGTGCCACACGCCGCCGACAACGATTATATTACACAAATGGCAACTTTCTTTAAAGACAACCTCAATCCGAATTTGAATATTTATTTGGAATACAGCAATGAAGTATGGAATTGGATTTTTTTGCAGGCGCACTATAACGACCAAAATCGCCCTACGAACCTCAACTACAGACGTGCTTATGCCGAAAAAGCAACAAATGCTTTTGAAATATGGCACAATGTATTTGGTGTTCAAAAAAACCGCGTGAAGCGTGTGCTGGGTATTCAGGTAACTTTTAATTATCTCAACGAACAGATTTTGTCGCAACTCAAACAAGACGAATGGGATTATGGCGCACCTACTCATTATTTCGGGCTTGACCACGAAGCCACAGGAAATCCGGTTTTAACGGCAACTTCAACGCCGCAAGACATCATCATCAATGCCCGCAATGCTTGGCTGCAAAATCTGTATTTATTTAAAAACGACTACAATCAGGTGCATTTGTTTGGAAAAGAAGTAGTAACCTACGAAGGCGGACAACATTTTGTAGGCAATGTATTTGGTATTCCTTACGATTATCAGCAAGCGATGTGGGACGCACAATACACCTCCTCCATGTATGATTTGTACAACGAAGTACACGATACCATTCGCACTTGGGGCTGCCGTTTGGCTACCAATTTCAGCCTTGCTGCCCCGCAAGAAAGTGTATATGGCTCGTGGGGCGTACTCAACGATATTGATATAGCTCCACCTTATATGAACACCGCACCCAAATACCAAGCCTTATTGGATAATATCGCCAACCGCCCCAATCCTATTATCAGCGGCACTTTGGAAGTTTGCAACAGCGAGCAACAAACATACAATGTTCCGTTTACCGCCGGACATACCTATATATGGACAGTAACAGGCGGAACGATTGTTTCGGGGCAGGGCACTCACCAAATTACTGTGCAATGGAACAGCGGCACAGCAGGAACGGTGACGGTAGAAGAAAGTGCGCCTTAG
- a CDS encoding FAD-dependent oxidoreductase: MKRRDLLRYLSLMMPAAALAPSRLLAAPQTTSSQCCGHFIVIGAGVAGLYAAYRIVQAGGTVTVLEASDRHGGRVRHINGFGNFPVELGAEFVHGNGNQNGNPPSFLYKDINTYNSSWLKSVGQQDTLYTIDNTTVWDSETDDPDILQVWEIIDAVWNYSGPDITVAEYLQNVWNIAPGHRTWHFYETYIGAEHGTSLDQLSMRGYAAQDYLWLTGTNDYVLDAAYLNILDTLYFNNILSNIQYNKQVVAVNYSSDGVVVTDQNGANYVGNAAVVAVPLTILQDGDISFTPALPSNKTAAINGIGMGAGMKIWLKFSSAFWNTAQMFDVLCKSNTTLAWASGKLKTGATNNILNCFIMGERAEYMSAQGSNAINIALAELNSIFGGNVASNNYVDGIIMDWWQEPFIRGAYSYPIAGTYPSSAPPTGTSKRQILAQAVSNKLFFAGEATNNNHPSTVHGALESGARVALEICNAFPANVPASISISGLQNICANNGAIYSIPAVAGTSYNWTVTGGTIVSGQGTHQITVQWNSSTVGTVSVEQTAP, encoded by the coding sequence ATGAAAAGAAGGGATTTGTTGCGCTATTTGTCGCTGATGATGCCGGCTGCTGCCTTAGCTCCGTCACGTTTGTTGGCAGCACCACAAACTACAAGCAGCCAATGTTGCGGACATTTTATTGTGATAGGAGCAGGTGTAGCAGGTTTATATGCGGCGTATCGTATTGTACAGGCAGGCGGCACGGTTACTGTGTTGGAGGCTTCTGACCGACACGGCGGGCGTGTGCGGCATATCAACGGCTTTGGAAATTTTCCGGTAGAACTCGGAGCAGAATTTGTACACGGCAACGGCAATCAAAACGGCAACCCACCTTCTTTTTTGTACAAAGACATCAATACTTATAATTCCTCCTGGCTCAAATCCGTAGGTCAGCAAGATACTTTATATACGATTGACAATACCACTGTTTGGGATTCCGAAACAGATGACCCCGATATTTTGCAGGTGTGGGAAATTATAGATGCCGTATGGAATTATTCGGGTCCGGATATAACGGTAGCAGAATATTTGCAAAATGTCTGGAATATAGCACCCGGGCATCGCACCTGGCATTTTTATGAAACATACATAGGTGCAGAGCATGGAACTTCGCTCGACCAACTCAGCATGCGCGGCTATGCTGCTCAGGATTATTTGTGGCTCACCGGCACAAATGATTATGTATTAGACGCTGCTTATCTGAATATTTTAGATACCTTGTATTTTAATAACATACTATCCAATATTCAATATAACAAGCAGGTAGTTGCCGTAAATTACAGCAGTGACGGCGTGGTGGTTACCGACCAAAATGGTGCAAATTATGTAGGCAATGCTGCTGTGGTGGCAGTGCCTTTGACTATTCTGCAAGACGGCGACATCAGTTTTACGCCCGCTTTGCCCTCCAATAAAACAGCAGCTATCAATGGTATAGGAATGGGGGCAGGTATGAAAATATGGTTAAAATTCAGTTCGGCATTTTGGAATACGGCTCAAATGTTTGATGTATTGTGCAAAAGTAATACTACGCTCGCCTGGGCTTCGGGAAAATTAAAAACAGGGGCTACCAACAATATCCTTAATTGTTTTATAATGGGCGAGCGTGCCGAATATATGAGTGCGCAAGGCAGCAACGCCATCAATATTGCTTTGGCAGAACTCAACAGTATCTTTGGCGGTAATGTGGCGAGCAATAATTATGTAGATGGAATCATTATGGATTGGTGGCAAGAACCTTTTATTCGCGGGGCATATTCTTATCCCATAGCTGGTACTTATCCCAGTTCAGCACCGCCGACAGGCACTTCCAAACGCCAGATTTTGGCGCAAGCCGTTAGCAATAAACTATTTTTTGCGGGCGAAGCAACCAACAACAACCACCCTTCTACGGTGCATGGCGCATTGGAGTCGGGCGCAAGGGTGGCTCTGGAAATCTGCAATGCTTTTCCTGCCAACGTTCCTGCGAGCATCAGCATTAGCGGGCTGCAAAATATATGTGCCAATAATGGTGCTATTTACAGTATTCCTGCCGTTGCCGGAACGAGTTATAACTGGACGGTGACAGGCGGAACGATTGTTTCGGGGCAGGGCACTCACCAAATTACCGTGCAATGGAACAGCAGCACGGTGGGTACAGTATCTGTAGAACAGACTGCACCCTGA
- the lysM gene encoding peptidoglycan-binding protein LysM, whose amino-acid sequence MGLFSFIKNAGAKIFGSKEKATPTVAAPTAPAAPSQEELDSRKADQLVNLIKGLGFEIDNLYVAVEDDTATIVGKAGSQADKEKVILAVGNVDGIATVDDRLEVEVEEPVAVFYTVKSGDSLSKIAKAHYGDAMQYPAIFEANKPMLKHADEIYPGQVLRIPNLA is encoded by the coding sequence ATGGGATTATTTTCATTCATTAAAAATGCCGGAGCAAAAATTTTCGGCTCTAAAGAAAAAGCAACTCCGACTGTTGCTGCACCTACCGCACCTGCTGCTCCCAGTCAGGAAGAGTTGGACTCGCGCAAAGCCGACCAGCTTGTCAATTTGATAAAAGGATTGGGTTTTGAAATTGATAATTTATATGTAGCTGTTGAAGACGATACAGCCACTATCGTGGGCAAAGCGGGTTCGCAAGCCGATAAAGAAAAAGTGATTTTGGCCGTAGGGAATGTAGATGGTATAGCTACCGTTGACGACCGCCTTGAAGTAGAAGTAGAAGAACCGGTTGCTGTGTTTTATACCGTAAAATCCGGCGACTCTTTGTCAAAAATTGCGAAAGCGCACTATGGCGATGCCATGCAATACCCCGCTATTTTTGAAGCCAACAAACCGATGCTCAAACACGCCGATGAAATTTATCCGGGTCAAGTGTTGCGTATCCCTAATTTGGCGTAA